The Bacillus sp. NEB1478 genome contains the following window.
TTGCTTTTGCCGGCGCTATCGGATTTGTCGGTCTGATTGGACCTCATATCGCGAGAAGGATTACAGGTTCATCATTCGGCGGTCTCTTCCCCGCATCTGCTTTTATTGGCGGAACAATGGTCGTATTAGCAGACTTAGCTGGAAGAACTCTTTTTTCACCATTAGAAGTGCCGGCTGGCGTATTTACAGCAGCAATCGGCGCACCATACTTTATTTATTTATTATTTAGAAATCAATAACAGGAGTGGATGACAGATGACCGTTTTAAAAACTTCAGATCTGACGTTAGCTTATGGGAAAGAACCTATCATTGACGAATTAAATTTACAAATACCAAAAGGAAAAATAACTGTCTTTATCGGAAGCAACGGCTGCGGTAAATCCACCCTGTTACGGTCAATGGCACGTCTCTTAAGTCCTAGATCAGGCAATGTTCTCTTAAACGGAAAAGATATTGCTAAGCGCTCGACGAAACAAGTTGCTAAAGAGCTTGCCATCCTGCCACAAGGACCAGTTGCTCCTGAGGGATTAACAGTTCTGCAGCTTGTAAAACAAGGCCGTTTTCCTTATCAGTCTTGGTTGCATCAATGGTCACCAGAAGATGAACGAGCTGTGATGGACGCACTTAGAGCGACAAATTTGATTCCGTTTATGGAAAAGCCGGTTGATTCTTTGTCCGGCGGCCAAAGACAAAGAGCATGGATTGCCATGACACTTGCTCAAGGAACGGAAACGATCCTACTAGATGAACCTACTACTTATTTAGATATGACACATCAGATTGAAATTCTTGATTTATTATTTGAGTTAAATGAGCGTGAAAAGCGTACAATAGTGATGGTTCTCCATGATTTAAATCTGGCATGCCGCTATGCACATCATATTGTAGCCATTCAGGATAAATCGGTTTATGCACAAGGTGCTCCCGAAGAAATTTTGACAGAAAAGCTAGTTGAAGATGTATTTCAAATGCCTTGTTCAGTGATTCCAGATCCTGTATTCGGCACACCAATGTGTATCCCATTTGGAAAGGGTCGTGTTGTTCGACATGTCAATACTCCTCAGTACGCCTAATTCTAACGGCTGGACAAAAGATGAAAAAGAACATATCAGCAACAATTATCGATTTTCCTTTCAAGCTCCTTTCAAAAACGAGGTAGTCGTTTCTGCTTCCCAGCTGCTTGATGATGAGACATTGCTGAATTATTTGGATCAAACAGGTCCTCGTATAGGAGCAAAGCAGCGGCCTGTTACTGCTTCCCTTTTCTTCAAACGGTATGCTTTTTGCAGTCTAACGTCGAGTCTTTATGGGATGACGATACTCAACAAATCTTTTGATATGAA
Protein-coding sequences here:
- a CDS encoding ABC transporter ATP-binding protein, which encodes MTVLKTSDLTLAYGKEPIIDELNLQIPKGKITVFIGSNGCGKSTLLRSMARLLSPRSGNVLLNGKDIAKRSTKQVAKELAILPQGPVAPEGLTVLQLVKQGRFPYQSWLHQWSPEDERAVMDALRATNLIPFMEKPVDSLSGGQRQRAWIAMTLAQGTETILLDEPTTYLDMTHQIEILDLLFELNEREKRTIVMVLHDLNLACRYAHHIVAIQDKSVYAQGAPEEILTEKLVEDVFQMPCSVIPDPVFGTPMCIPFGKGRVVRHVNTPQYA